In Magnolia sinica isolate HGM2019 chromosome 12, MsV1, whole genome shotgun sequence, a single genomic region encodes these proteins:
- the LOC131220561 gene encoding transcription factor MYB1-like, with protein MKLPRAICCHVSKLLKITNAHFKYRRLGSARRRKKKKHRMGREFKGRLGVRKGSWTREEDFLLRKCIEKYGEGKWNLVPQRAGLNRCRKSCRLRWFNYLTPNIKRGEFGADEIDLIIRLHKLLGNRWTLIAGRIPGRTANDIKNYWNSHLSKKVKKVTFHDNQETAKDSEVLKPKPSRLSKSLISSGNLEASRRQEEGGEPLLDPDNDAIWWKGLFQKGGENWLLGNGDAMGEPIFLPTIDDGDAEGIKDEDGAFVVDRQEWDDPMLDPSLWLQLEGHCLVDT; from the exons ATGAAACTTCCAAGGGCAATATGTTGCCACGTTAGTAAGCTTCTGAAAATCACAAACGCTCATTTTAAATATCGCCGGTTGGGGTCTGCcagaaggaggaaaaaaaaaaaacacagaatgGGGCGAGAATTCAAGGGCCGGTTAGGAGTTCGAAAGGGTTCATGGACTCGAGAAGAAGATTTTCTGCTAAGGAAATGCATTGAGAAGTATGGAGAAGGGAAGTGGAATCTAGTTCCTCAGAGGGCAG GCCTCAATCGATGTCGCAAGAGCTGCAGATTGAGATGGTTTAACTATCTCACTCCAAACATTAAGCGTGGAGAGTTTGGTGCAGATGAAATTGATCTCATCATCAGGCTTCATAAGCTTTTGGGTAATAG atGGACGCTGATTGCAGGTAGAATTCCAGGAAGGACAGCCAATGACATAAAGAACTATTGGAACTCACATTTGAGTAAAAAGGTTAAAAAGGTTACTTTCCATGATAACCAGGAGACTGCAAAAGATTCCGAAGTCCTAAAGCCAAAGCCTAGTAGACTCTCCAAGAGTTTGATTAGTTCTGGGAATCTTGAAGCCTCTAGAAGACAAGAAGAGGGTGGCGAGCCACTGTTGGATCCAGACAATGATGCAATATGGTGGAAAGGTTTGTTCCAAAAGGGAGGAGAGAATTGGCTCTTAGGAAATGGAGATGCAATGGGAGAGCCAATATTTCTTCCTACCATTGACGATGGAGACGCTGAAGGAATAAAAGATGAAGATGGTGCTTTTGTGGTGGACCGTCAAGAATGGGACGACCCGATGTTGGATCCAAGCCTTTGGTTGCAATTGGAAGGCCACTGTTTGGTTGACACTTAA